From the Serratia nematodiphila DZ0503SBS1 genome, one window contains:
- a CDS encoding peptide MFS transporter, whose translation MQSSVNKSESRTFFGHPYPLGSLFFTEMWERFSFYGIRPLLILFMAATVYDGGLGLARENASAIVGIFAGSMYLAALPGGWLADNWLGQRKAVWYGSILIALGHLSIALSAVMGTNLFFIGLMFIVLGSGLFKTCISVMVGTLYKKGDARRDGGFSLFYMGINIGSFIAPLISGWLIKSHGWHWGFGIGGIGMLVALVIFRVFAVPAMKRYDREVGLDSTWNSPVAKKKGVGAWLLALAVILVAVIVLIAQGTIVINPVEVASVLVYVIAASVTLYFIYLFAFAGLSRKERARLLVCFILLISAAFFWSAFEQKPTSFNLFANDYTNRMIGGFEIPAVWFQSINALFIILLAPVFSWAWPALARNNVRPSSITKFVIGILCAAGGFGLMMLAAQNVLSNGGAGVSPMWLVGSILMLTLGELCLSPIGLATMTLLAPERMRGQMMGLWFCASALGNLAAGLIGGHVKADQLDMLPDLFARCSVALLICAAVLIVLIVPIRRMLENTQSKSAQKPATSA comes from the coding sequence ATGCAATCCTCTGTCAATAAGTCAGAAAGCCGGACCTTCTTCGGCCATCCCTATCCGCTGGGTTCTCTGTTCTTCACCGAAATGTGGGAGCGTTTCTCGTTCTACGGCATCCGTCCGCTGCTGATCCTGTTTATGGCCGCCACCGTGTACGACGGCGGTCTGGGTCTCGCGCGCGAGAACGCGTCGGCGATCGTCGGCATCTTCGCCGGCAGCATGTACCTGGCGGCACTGCCGGGCGGCTGGCTGGCGGACAACTGGCTCGGCCAACGCAAGGCCGTCTGGTACGGTTCGATCCTGATCGCGCTCGGCCACCTGTCGATCGCCCTGTCCGCGGTGATGGGCACCAACCTGTTCTTCATCGGCCTGATGTTCATCGTGCTCGGTTCCGGCCTGTTCAAGACCTGTATCTCGGTGATGGTCGGCACGCTTTACAAGAAAGGCGATGCGCGCCGCGATGGCGGTTTCTCGCTGTTCTACATGGGCATCAACATCGGCTCGTTCATCGCTCCGCTGATCTCCGGTTGGCTGATCAAGTCACACGGCTGGCACTGGGGCTTCGGCATCGGCGGTATCGGGATGCTGGTGGCGCTGGTGATCTTCCGGGTGTTCGCCGTCCCGGCGATGAAACGCTATGACCGCGAAGTGGGCCTGGACTCCACCTGGAACAGCCCGGTAGCGAAGAAAAAAGGCGTCGGCGCCTGGTTGCTGGCGCTGGCGGTCATCCTGGTGGCCGTCATCGTGCTGATCGCTCAGGGCACCATCGTCATCAATCCGGTCGAAGTGGCCAGCGTGCTGGTGTACGTGATCGCTGCGTCGGTCACCCTGTACTTCATCTATCTGTTCGCCTTTGCCGGCCTGAGCCGCAAAGAGCGCGCACGCCTGCTGGTGTGCTTCATCCTGCTGATCTCCGCTGCGTTCTTCTGGTCGGCGTTTGAGCAAAAACCGACCTCGTTCAATCTGTTCGCCAACGATTACACCAATCGCATGATTGGCGGCTTCGAGATCCCGGCGGTGTGGTTCCAGTCGATCAACGCCCTGTTCATCATCCTGCTGGCGCCGGTGTTCAGCTGGGCCTGGCCTGCGCTGGCACGCAATAACGTGCGTCCGAGCAGCATCACCAAGTTCGTGATCGGTATCCTGTGCGCCGCCGGCGGTTTCGGCCTTATGATGTTGGCCGCGCAGAATGTGCTGAGCAACGGCGGCGCCGGCGTATCGCCGATGTGGCTGGTGGGCAGTATCCTGATGCTGACGCTGGGTGAGCTGTGCCTGAGCCCGATCGGGCTGGCCACCATGACGCTGCTGGCGCCGGAGAGAATGCGCGGTCAGATGATGGGGCTGTGGTTCTGCGCCAGCGCGTTGGGCAACCTGGCGGCCGGTCTGATCGGCGGTCACGTCAAGGCCGACCAACTGGATATGCTGCCGGATCTGTTCGCCCGCTGCTCAGTCGCGTTGCTGATCTGCGCCGCCGTGCTTATCGTGCTGATCGTGCCGATTCGCCGCATGCTGGAAAATACCCAGTCCAAGAGCGCACAAAAGCCGGCGACCAGCGCCTGA
- a CDS encoding VOC family protein, protein MSIAKAVLRIARPTDRLQEIAALYCRGLGFERLGEFVDHLGFDGMMIGHPQHAYHLEFTQHRGVQVGQAPTQDHLLVFYLPDENEWRAACERMRAAGFLAVAAYNPYWDRAGQTFEDPDGYRVVLQHQAWQA, encoded by the coding sequence ATGTCGATAGCCAAAGCGGTGTTGCGCATCGCGCGCCCGACAGATCGGTTGCAAGAGATTGCCGCGCTGTATTGCCGTGGGCTGGGGTTCGAAAGGCTGGGCGAGTTTGTCGATCATCTGGGCTTTGACGGCATGATGATCGGGCATCCGCAGCATGCTTACCATCTGGAGTTCACGCAGCATCGTGGGGTGCAGGTTGGACAAGCGCCGACGCAGGATCACCTGCTGGTGTTTTATCTGCCGGATGAGAACGAATGGCGAGCCGCGTGTGAGCGGATGCGGGCGGCGGGGTTCTTGGCGGTCGCCGCCTATAACCCCTATTGGGATCGGGCGGGGCAAACCTTTGAAGATCCTGATGGCTACCGGGTGGTATTGCAACACCAGGCCTGGCAGGCATAA
- a CDS encoding YeeE/YedE family protein — protein MLKTLLALLSGVIFGLGLIIAGMANPAKVLAFLDVTGTWDPSLALVMAGAIAVAAPAFLWARRRERSLLGEPLQIPAAGRVDRRLLAGSALFGIGWGIAGICPGPAWVLAGAEMQRVWPFLLAMLAGMALYEIIMRRRRTCR, from the coding sequence ATGCTTAAAACGCTGTTGGCGCTGCTGAGCGGCGTGATTTTCGGTCTGGGGTTAATTATTGCCGGCATGGCCAATCCGGCCAAGGTATTGGCGTTTCTCGACGTTACCGGCACGTGGGATCCCTCGTTGGCGCTGGTGATGGCTGGGGCGATCGCGGTGGCGGCGCCGGCCTTCCTGTGGGCGCGGCGACGCGAGCGGAGCCTGTTGGGCGAGCCGCTGCAGATCCCGGCCGCCGGGCGTGTGGATCGCCGTTTGCTGGCGGGCAGCGCGCTGTTTGGCATCGGCTGGGGCATCGCGGGGATTTGCCCCGGCCCGGCCTGGGTGTTGGCGGGGGCGGAGATGCAGCGGGTGTGGCCGTTCCTGTTGGCGATGCTGGCGGGTATGGCGCTGTATGAAATTATCATGAGGCGGAGGCGTACATGTCGATAG
- a CDS encoding YeeE/YedE family protein, which produces MTIDWQHFTPYSALAGGAIIGGAVALLLLFNGRIAGISGITGGLLSAGGRERGWRAAFIGGLLLSPWLYAAAAALPSGEISVGNGWLAAAGLLVGLGTRLGSGCTSGHGVCGIARLAPRSLAATALFMLLGFMTVWLMRHTLGG; this is translated from the coding sequence ATGACCATTGACTGGCAGCACTTCACGCCGTATTCCGCGTTGGCGGGCGGGGCCATTATCGGCGGCGCGGTAGCGCTGCTGCTGTTGTTCAACGGCCGGATCGCCGGTATCAGTGGCATTACCGGCGGTTTATTGAGCGCGGGCGGCCGGGAGCGGGGCTGGCGCGCCGCATTTATTGGCGGGTTGCTGCTCTCCCCCTGGCTATATGCTGCCGCTGCGGCGTTGCCATCCGGTGAGATCTCGGTTGGCAACGGCTGGCTGGCGGCCGCAGGGCTGTTGGTGGGCTTGGGCACTCGATTGGGCAGCGGTTGCACCAGCGGGCACGGCGTGTGCGGCATCGCGCGGTTGGCGCCGCGTTCACTGGCCGCCACGGCGTTGTTTATGCTGCTGGGCTTTATGACCGTGTGGCTGATGCGCCACACGTTGGGGGGGTGA
- a CDS encoding ArsR/SmtB family transcription factor, producing MDIDAMRKAAAQAGAMLRTLGNEDRLLLLCRLSQGEMAVSELAQALDIRQPTLSQQLGVLREEGLVSTRRAGKQIYYAVADAKALALLATLYQLYCPQPENRDDH from the coding sequence ATGGATATTGATGCGATGCGCAAGGCGGCGGCGCAGGCCGGTGCGATGCTGCGTACCCTGGGCAACGAAGATCGGCTGCTGCTGCTGTGCCGGCTCAGTCAGGGCGAGATGGCGGTGAGCGAACTGGCGCAGGCGCTGGATATCCGCCAGCCGACGCTGTCCCAACAGCTTGGCGTGCTGCGCGAGGAGGGGTTGGTCTCCACCCGGCGAGCCGGCAAGCAGATTTACTATGCGGTGGCCGATGCCAAAGCGCTGGCGCTGCTCGCGACCCTGTATCAACTGTATTGCCCACAGCCGGAGAACCGCGATGACCATTGA
- a CDS encoding AraC family transcriptional regulator yields MLFFHDVLPPDRPVRPLARDYRHGDSEPDHYHNCAQLIHSLSGVVQVTTRLGSWVVPPGRGVWVPAKVVHSLRITGQVAARTLFVDPLARADLPAQCQVVQVSPLLRELIICAMEIAPGYPSGGRDERVMELILDELRMLPILPLHLPEPREASLLALCRHIQATLAQPWTLEQAAAHLSVSGRTLSRRFLRETGLHFSDWVRRARLLAALNALATGRSVLEVALDLGYDSPSAFSAMFRRLLGVAPSDYFSRTAPTLAPDSARRR; encoded by the coding sequence ATGCTGTTTTTTCACGACGTTCTGCCGCCCGATCGGCCTGTCCGGCCGTTAGCCAGGGATTATCGCCACGGCGACAGCGAGCCGGACCACTACCATAACTGCGCGCAGCTGATCCACAGCCTGAGCGGCGTGGTGCAGGTCACGACCCGGCTCGGCAGCTGGGTGGTGCCGCCCGGCCGCGGCGTCTGGGTGCCGGCGAAAGTGGTGCACAGCCTGCGTATCACCGGCCAGGTGGCGGCCAGGACGTTGTTCGTCGATCCGTTGGCGCGCGCCGATCTGCCGGCCCAATGCCAGGTAGTGCAGGTTTCCCCGCTGCTGCGCGAGTTGATTATCTGTGCGATGGAGATTGCGCCCGGCTACCCCAGCGGCGGGCGCGATGAGCGCGTGATGGAGCTGATTCTGGATGAGTTGCGAATGTTGCCGATCCTGCCGCTGCACCTGCCGGAACCTCGCGAAGCCTCGCTGCTCGCCCTGTGCCGCCATATCCAGGCCACGCTGGCGCAGCCCTGGACGCTGGAACAGGCTGCCGCTCATCTCAGCGTCAGCGGACGCACCCTGTCGCGACGCTTCCTGCGAGAAACCGGGCTGCATTTTAGCGACTGGGTGCGACGCGCCCGTTTGCTGGCGGCATTAAACGCGCTGGCGACCGGCCGCTCGGTGTTGGAAGTGGCGCTGGATCTCGGCTATGACAGCCCCAGCGCGTTCAGCGCCATGTTCCGCCGGCTGCTGGGAGTAGCACCCAGCGACTATTTCAGCCGGACTGCGCCGACGTTGGCGCCAGATAGCGCCCGGCGACGTTGA
- the leuA gene encoding 2-isopropylmalate synthase: MLIDPSSKYRPFPPVALPDRQWPARTLRQAPRWCSSDLRDGNQALAEPMDNARKREFYQLLLQCGFKEIEVAFPSASQTDFDFVRTLIDERLIPDDVTIQVLTQSRDDLIDRTFEALQGAPRAIVHLYNATAPMFRDIVFRQDKAATVALAVNGARRIRRQCEAQPDTAWCFEYSPETFCFTELEFALEICEAVAEVWQPGPQRPMIINLPATVEVSTPNVYADQIEWFCRHFSRRADVAISVHPHNDRGTGVACAELALLAGADRVEGCLFGNGERTGNVDLVTLALNLYTQGVAPGLDFSRLKQVVEVVEQCNQLPVHPRHPYAGELVFTAFSGSHQDAIKKGFAAQRQRQDGRWQVPYLPLDPADVGCSYEAVIRVNSQSGKSGAAWLLEQNHGLALPRGLQIDFSQVVQRATDGSGKEMSGAQLWRLFRDTYGLVEQPRLQLLSYQTESHGAEAYSFNARVACEGEPLRLQGAGNGLLSSAVDALRQRFGLPLAIEDYHEHTLGHQSDSRAVAYIRCTLPQGEATYGVGIDVDSASASLQALFNVAGRYLAPTSAQSG, translated from the coding sequence ATGTTAATCGACCCTTCAAGCAAATACCGACCGTTCCCGCCGGTGGCGTTGCCGGACCGCCAATGGCCTGCGCGTACGCTGCGGCAGGCGCCGCGCTGGTGCTCCAGCGATCTGCGCGACGGCAACCAGGCGCTGGCGGAGCCGATGGATAACGCGCGCAAGCGCGAATTCTATCAATTGTTGTTGCAGTGTGGTTTCAAAGAGATCGAGGTGGCGTTCCCTTCGGCGTCGCAAACGGATTTCGACTTTGTACGCACGCTGATCGACGAGCGGCTGATCCCGGACGACGTCACGATCCAGGTGCTGACGCAGTCGCGCGACGATCTGATCGATCGCACCTTCGAGGCGCTGCAGGGGGCGCCGCGGGCTATCGTGCATCTGTATAACGCCACGGCGCCGATGTTTCGCGACATCGTGTTCCGCCAGGATAAGGCGGCGACCGTGGCGCTGGCGGTGAACGGCGCGCGGCGCATTCGCCGGCAGTGCGAGGCGCAGCCCGATACCGCCTGGTGCTTCGAATATTCGCCGGAAACCTTCTGTTTTACTGAGTTAGAGTTTGCGCTGGAGATCTGCGAAGCGGTGGCGGAGGTTTGGCAGCCGGGGCCGCAGCGGCCGATGATCATCAACCTGCCGGCGACGGTGGAAGTGAGCACGCCCAACGTGTATGCCGATCAGATCGAATGGTTCTGCCGTCACTTCAGCCGTCGCGCCGATGTGGCGATCAGCGTGCATCCGCATAACGATCGCGGCACCGGCGTGGCCTGCGCGGAGCTGGCCTTGCTGGCCGGCGCCGATCGGGTCGAAGGCTGCCTGTTCGGCAACGGAGAGCGCACCGGCAACGTCGATCTGGTCACGCTGGCGTTGAATCTCTATACCCAGGGCGTGGCGCCGGGTCTCGACTTCAGCCGCCTGAAGCAGGTGGTGGAGGTGGTGGAACAGTGCAATCAGCTGCCGGTGCATCCTCGCCATCCTTATGCCGGCGAGTTGGTGTTTACCGCCTTCTCCGGTTCGCATCAGGATGCGATCAAGAAAGGTTTCGCCGCACAGCGGCAGCGGCAAGATGGCCGCTGGCAGGTGCCATACCTGCCGCTCGATCCCGCCGATGTCGGTTGCAGCTATGAGGCGGTGATCCGGGTCAACAGCCAGTCCGGCAAAAGCGGCGCCGCCTGGCTGTTGGAGCAGAATCATGGGCTGGCGTTGCCGCGCGGTTTGCAGATTGATTTCAGCCAGGTGGTGCAGCGCGCGACCGACGGCAGCGGCAAAGAAATGAGCGGCGCGCAGCTGTGGCGCTTATTCCGCGATACTTACGGGCTGGTGGAGCAGCCGCGTTTGCAGCTGTTAAGCTACCAGACGGAAAGCCATGGCGCAGAGGCATACAGCTTCAACGCGCGAGTTGCCTGCGAGGGAGAGCCGCTGCGCCTGCAGGGGGCCGGCAACGGTCTGCTGTCCAGCGCGGTGGATGCGCTGCGTCAGCGCTTCGGCTTGCCGCTGGCGATCGAGGATTACCACGAGCATACCTTGGGGCATCAGAGCGATAGCCGAGCGGTGGCTTATATTCGCTGTACGCTGCCGCAAGGTGAGGCGACTTATGGCGTTGGCATCGACGTCGACTCCGCCAGCGCCTCGCTGCAGGCGCTGTTCAACGTCGCCGGGCGCTATCTGGCGCCAACGTCGGCGCAGTCCGGCTGA
- a CDS encoding MysB family protein, whose protein sequence is MSLYATLEEAIEAAREEFIDTAEGGSGDEPPVPQQFNLQKYVMQDGDTMWQAEFFEEEGEAVECLTLRSGAAAQAIFDGDYDEVEITAEWIDENTLYEWEEGDFQLEPPLDTEEGQAAADEWDER, encoded by the coding sequence ATGAGCCTGTATGCAACCCTGGAAGAAGCCATCGAGGCCGCACGCGAAGAGTTTATCGACACCGCCGAAGGCGGCAGCGGTGACGAACCGCCGGTGCCCCAGCAGTTCAATCTGCAAAAGTACGTGATGCAGGATGGCGACACGATGTGGCAGGCGGAGTTCTTCGAAGAAGAAGGAGAGGCGGTAGAATGTCTGACGCTGCGCAGCGGTGCGGCGGCGCAGGCGATCTTCGACGGTGACTACGACGAGGTGGAAATTACCGCCGAATGGATAGATGAAAACACCCTGTACGAATGGGAGGAAGGCGACTTTCAGCTCGAACCGCCGCTGGATACCGAAGAAGGCCAGGCCGCAGCCGATGAGTGGGATGAACGTTAA
- a CDS encoding GNAT family N-acetyltransferase, producing the protein MIIRRARPTDYPAILQLQGENVPEALDERQKRQGFIVSRMNEAQLAAINRGIGIWVAEQENQLAGFVCLMPADVQPRPPVVEAMLVTLATQSFAGRPLSEQRVFLYGPVCLAAAWRGKGVLKRLYAAVKAHTCHDYDVGALFIDDDNPHSLAAHVQGLGMTALAPFHCGQQGYQLVVFATR; encoded by the coding sequence ATGATTATTCGCCGGGCACGCCCTACCGACTACCCCGCCATTTTGCAGCTACAGGGGGAAAACGTGCCGGAAGCGCTCGACGAGCGCCAAAAACGGCAGGGATTTATCGTATCGCGCATGAATGAGGCGCAGCTGGCGGCGATCAACCGCGGCATCGGCATATGGGTGGCCGAACAGGAGAACCAACTGGCGGGGTTTGTTTGCCTGATGCCCGCCGACGTGCAACCGCGCCCGCCGGTGGTGGAGGCGATGCTGGTGACGCTCGCCACGCAATCCTTCGCCGGACGGCCGCTGAGTGAGCAGCGGGTATTTCTCTACGGCCCCGTCTGCCTCGCCGCCGCCTGGCGCGGCAAAGGCGTGCTGAAGCGCCTCTACGCCGCGGTCAAAGCGCATACCTGCCATGACTATGACGTGGGCGCGTTGTTTATCGACGACGACAATCCGCATTCGTTGGCCGCTCACGTGCAAGGGTTGGGGATGACGGCGCTGGCGCCTTTCCATTGCGGGCAGCAAGGCTATCAGCTGGTGGTGTTCGCCACCCGCTGA
- a CDS encoding YceK/YidQ family lipoprotein, producing MKLSPYLRLACVTAGVMTLTGCGSIISRTVPGAGHGHQYYPGVQWDLRDTPWRYVTVIDVPLSMVVDTFMLPFDAQHGPYE from the coding sequence GTGAAGCTCTCTCCCTATCTTCGGCTGGCCTGCGTGACGGCCGGTGTGATGACACTCACCGGCTGCGGCAGCATTATCAGCCGCACCGTGCCCGGTGCGGGGCATGGCCACCAGTACTATCCCGGCGTGCAGTGGGATCTGCGTGACACGCCCTGGCGCTACGTCACGGTGATAGACGTCCCGCTGTCGATGGTGGTGGACACCTTTATGCTGCCGTTTGATGCGCAGCATGGCCCCTACGAGTAA
- the mdoH gene encoding glucans biosynthesis glucosyltransferase MdoH, whose amino-acid sequence MNKPTQPAQDYLAALPLTAERSEALNPQTADDAQALEALHRQMGAADANVNSLSADDVALASVKPRIENAWPDAVSDDDFDTDAEGRAILKATPPIKRTTMFPEAWRTNPVARFWDSLLGRSPHNRHATKEEAEAENRWRTVGSMRRYVLLVLMLVQTGIATWYMKTILPYQGWALIDPIAMLDQDLMQSVLQLLPYVLQTGILILFAVLFCWVSAGFWTALMGFLQLLIGKDKYSISSTIKGDEPINPAHRTALIMPICNEDVERVFAGLRATYESVAATGQLEHFDIYVLSDSYDPDICVAEQKAWMELCRDVDGHGRIFYRRRRRRVKRKSGNIDDFCRRWGGEYSYMVILDADSVMSGECLTGLVRLMEANPNAGIIQSAPKASGMDTLYARVQQFATRVYGPLFTAGLHFWQLGESHYWGHNAIIRVKPFIEHCALAPLPGEGSFAGSILSHDFVEAALMRRAGWGVWIAYDLPGSYEELPPNLLDELKRDRRWCHGNLMNFRLFLVKGMHPVHRAVFLTGVMSYLSAPLWFMFLALSTALQVVHTLMEPQYFLQPRQLFPVWPQWRPELAIALFSTTLVLLFLPKLLSIVLIWAKGAKEYGGAFRLFISMLMEMLFSVLLAPVRMLFHTVFVVSAFLGWEVVWNSPQRDDDDTPWGEAFRRHGSQMLLGLVWAGGMAWLDLRFLWWLAPIVFSLILSPFVSVLSSRATLGMKSKRAKLFLIPEEYNPPRELLATEEYLHLNRNRALTNGFMHAVVNPSFNALATALATARHHLRATLDRNREERVNEALQLGPEKLVKGKRLELLSDPVTLARLHQRVWLLPEGAAWREHYQQLPHNPLAHPTGRR is encoded by the coding sequence ATGAATAAGCCTACTCAACCCGCCCAGGATTATCTTGCGGCGCTGCCTCTGACCGCCGAGCGGTCGGAGGCGCTCAACCCTCAAACGGCGGATGACGCTCAGGCACTGGAGGCGCTCCATCGGCAGATGGGCGCCGCCGACGCCAACGTCAATAGCCTGTCGGCGGATGACGTGGCGCTGGCCTCGGTCAAACCGCGTATCGAAAACGCCTGGCCGGATGCGGTCAGCGATGACGACTTCGATACCGATGCCGAAGGGCGCGCCATTCTGAAGGCGACGCCGCCGATCAAACGCACCACCATGTTCCCGGAAGCCTGGCGCACCAACCCGGTGGCGCGCTTCTGGGATTCTCTGCTGGGGCGGTCGCCGCACAATCGGCACGCCACCAAAGAGGAGGCCGAGGCCGAGAACCGCTGGCGTACCGTCGGCTCCATGCGCCGCTATGTGCTGCTGGTGCTGATGCTGGTGCAAACCGGCATCGCCACCTGGTACATGAAAACCATCTTGCCTTACCAGGGCTGGGCGCTGATCGATCCTATCGCCATGCTGGATCAGGATCTGATGCAGTCGGTGTTGCAGCTGCTGCCGTATGTGCTGCAAACCGGCATTCTGATCCTGTTCGCCGTACTGTTCTGCTGGGTCTCGGCCGGTTTCTGGACCGCGCTGATGGGCTTCCTGCAGCTGCTGATCGGCAAGGACAAATACAGCATTTCCTCCACCATCAAGGGCGATGAGCCGATCAACCCGGCGCACCGCACTGCGCTGATCATGCCGATCTGCAACGAAGACGTCGAACGCGTGTTCGCCGGCCTGCGTGCGACCTATGAGTCCGTCGCCGCGACCGGTCAGCTGGAACACTTCGATATCTACGTGCTGAGCGACAGCTACGATCCGGACATCTGCGTGGCCGAGCAAAAGGCGTGGATGGAGCTGTGCCGCGATGTCGATGGCCACGGCCGCATCTTCTATCGCCGCCGCCGCCGCCGCGTCAAACGCAAGAGTGGCAACATCGACGACTTCTGCCGTCGCTGGGGCGGTGAGTACAGCTACATGGTGATCCTGGATGCCGACAGCGTGATGAGCGGCGAATGCCTCACCGGGCTGGTGCGCCTGATGGAAGCCAACCCGAACGCCGGCATCATCCAGTCGGCGCCGAAGGCGTCCGGCATGGATACCCTGTATGCGCGCGTGCAGCAGTTCGCCACCCGCGTTTACGGGCCGTTGTTCACCGCCGGCCTGCATTTCTGGCAGCTGGGCGAGTCGCACTACTGGGGGCACAACGCCATCATCCGCGTGAAGCCGTTTATCGAGCACTGTGCGCTGGCGCCGCTGCCGGGCGAGGGCTCTTTCGCCGGGTCTATCCTGTCGCACGACTTCGTTGAAGCGGCGCTGATGCGCCGCGCCGGCTGGGGCGTGTGGATCGCTTACGATCTGCCGGGCAGTTATGAAGAGCTGCCGCCAAACCTGCTGGACGAGCTGAAGCGCGACCGTCGCTGGTGTCACGGCAACCTGATGAACTTCCGCCTGTTCCTGGTGAAAGGCATGCACCCGGTGCACCGCGCGGTGTTCCTTACCGGTGTCATGTCCTACCTGTCGGCGCCGCTGTGGTTTATGTTCCTGGCGCTCTCCACCGCATTGCAGGTGGTGCATACGCTGATGGAGCCGCAATACTTCCTGCAGCCACGGCAGCTGTTCCCGGTCTGGCCGCAGTGGCGGCCCGAGCTGGCGATAGCGCTGTTCTCCACCACGCTGGTGCTGCTGTTCCTGCCGAAGTTGCTCAGTATTGTGCTGATCTGGGCCAAGGGCGCGAAAGAATACGGCGGGGCGTTCCGTCTGTTCATTTCGATGCTGATGGAAATGCTGTTCTCGGTGCTGCTGGCACCGGTGCGCATGCTGTTCCATACCGTGTTCGTGGTGAGCGCCTTCCTCGGTTGGGAAGTGGTGTGGAATTCGCCGCAGCGTGACGATGATGATACGCCGTGGGGCGAAGCGTTCCGCCGCCATGGCTCGCAGATGTTGCTGGGCCTGGTGTGGGCCGGCGGCATGGCGTGGCTGGATCTGCGCTTCCTGTGGTGGTTGGCGCCGATCGTGTTCTCGCTGATCCTGTCGCCGTTTGTGTCGGTGTTGTCGAGCCGCGCAACGCTGGGCATGAAAAGCAAACGCGCCAAGCTGTTCCTGATCCCGGAAGAGTACAATCCGCCGCGTGAGCTGTTGGCGACGGAAGAATATCTGCATCTCAACCGCAACCGCGCGCTGACCAACGGCTTTATGCATGCGGTGGTCAATCCATCCTTCAATGCGCTGGCGACGGCGTTGGCGACGGCGCGTCACCATCTGCGCGCGACGCTCGATCGCAATCGTGAGGAGCGGGTGAACGAAGCGCTGCAGTTGGGGCCTGAGAAGCTGGTGAAGGGCAAACGCCTGGAGCTGCTGAGCGATCCGGTCACGCTGGCTCGTTTGCATCAGCGCGTCTGGCTGTTGCCGGAAGGCGCCGCCTGGCGTGAGCATTATCAGCAGTTGCCGCACAACCCGCTGGCGCACCCTACGGGCCGGCGTTAA